A genome region from Cervus elaphus chromosome 18, mCerEla1.1, whole genome shotgun sequence includes the following:
- the NOS3 gene encoding nitric oxide synthase, endothelial: MGNLKSVGQEPGPPCGLGLGLGLGLCGKQGPASPAPEPSRAPAPATPKAPDHSPAPNSPTLTRPPEGPKFPRVKNWELGSITYDTLCAQAQQDGPCTPRRCLGSLVLPRKLQTRPSQGPPPAEQLLSQARDFINQYYSSIKRSGSQAHEERLQEVEAEVASTGTYHLRESELVFGAKQAWRNAPRCVGRIQWGKLQVFDARDCSSAQEMFTYICNHIKYATNRGNLRSAITVFPQRAPGRGDFRIWNSQLVRYAGYRQQDGSVRGDPANVEITELCIQHGWTPGNGRFDVLPLLLQAPDEAPELFVLPPELVLEVPLEHPTLEWFAALGLRWYALPAVSNMLLEIGGLEFPAAPFSGWYMSTEIGTRNLCDPHRYNILEDVAVCMDLDTRTTSSLWKDKAAVEINLAVLHSYQLAKVTIVDHHAATVSFMKHLENEQKARGGCPADWAWIVPPISGSLTPVFHQEMVNYVLSPAFRYQPDPWKGSSAKGTGITRKKTFKEVANAVKISASLMGTLMAKRVKATILYASETGRAQSYAQQLGRLFRKAFDPRVLCMDEYDVVSLEHETLVLVVTSTFGNGDPPENGESFAAALMEMSGPYNSSPRPEQHKSYKIRFNSVSCSDPLVSSWRRKRKESSNTDSAGALGTLRFCVFGLGSRAYPHFCAFARAVDTRLEELGGERLLQLGQGDELCGQEEAFRGWAKAAFQASCETFCVGEEAKAAAQDIFSPKRSWKRQRYRLSAQAEGLQLLPGLVHVHRRKMFQATVLSVENLQSSKSTRATILVRLDTAGQEGLQYQPGDHIGICPPNRPGLVEALLSRVEDPPPPTESVAVEQLEKGSPGGPPPSWVRDPRLPPCTLRQALTFFLDITSPPSPRLLRLLSTLAEEPSEQQELETLSQDPRRYEEWKWFRCPTLLEVLEQFPSVALPAPLLLTQLPLLQPRYYSVSSAPSAHPGEVHLTVAVLAYRTQDGLGPLHYGVCSTWLSQLKTGDPVPCFIRGAPSFRLPADPYVPCILVGPGTGIAPFRGFWQERLHDIESKGLQPAPMTLVFGCRCSQLDHLYRDEVQDAQQRGVFGRVLTAFSREPDSPKTYVQDILRTELAAEVHRVLCLERGHMFVCGDVTMATSVLQTVQRILATEGDMELDEAGDVIGVLRDQQRYHEDIFGLTLRTQEVTSRIRTQSFSLQERHLRGAVPWAFDPPGPDTPGP; encoded by the exons ATGGGCAACTTGAAGAGCGTGGGCCAGGAGCCCGGGCCCCCCTGcggcctggggctggggctgggccttGGGCTGTGCGGCaagcagggcccagcctccccgGCACCTGAGCCCAGCCGGGCCCCCGCACCCGCCACCCCGAAAGCGCCAGACCACAG CCCAGCTCCCAACAGCCCCACGCTGACCCGGCCTCCGGAGGGGCCCAAGTTCCCTCGCGTGAAGAACTGGGAGTTGGGGAGCATCACCTACGACACTCTATGCGCACAGGCCCAGCAG GACGGGCCCTGCACCCCCAGACGCTGCCTGGGCTCCCTGGTGTTGCCCCGAAAACTGCAGACCCGGCCCTCCCAGGGACCTCCACCCGCTGAGCAGCTGCTGAGCCAGGCCAGGGACTTCATCAACCAGTACTACAGCTCCATCAAGAG GAGCGGCTCCCAGGCTCATGAGGAGCGCCTTCAGGAAGTGGAGGCCGAGGTGGCATCCACGGGCACCTACCACCTGCGGGAGAGCGAGCTGGTGTTTGGGGCCAAGCAGGCCTGGCGCAACGCGCCCCGCTGCGTGGGCCGCATCCAGTGGGGGAAGCTGCAG GTGTTCGATGCCCGGGACTGCAGCTCAGCACAGGAGATGTTCACCTACATCTGCAACCACATCAAGTACGCCACCAACCGCGGCAACCTTCG CTCGGCCATCACAGTGTTCCCGCAGCGCGCCCCGGGCCGCGGAGACTTCCGGATCTGGAACAGCCAGCTGGTGCGCTACGCGGGCTACAGACAGCAGGACGGCTCCGTGCGCGGGGACCCGGCCAACGTGGAGATCACGGAG CTCTGCATCCAGCATGGCTGGACGCCCGGAAATGGCCGCTTCGACGTGCTGCCCCTGCTGCTCCAGGCCCCAGACGAGGCTCCGGAGCTCTTTGTTCTGCCCCCCGAGCTGGTCCTTGAAGTGCCCCTGGAGCACCCCAC ACTGGAGTGGTTCGCGGCCCTGGGCCTGCGCTGGTACGCCCTCCCAGCTGTGTCCAACATGTTGCTGGAAATTGGGGGGCTGGAGTTCCCCGCGGCCCCCTTCAGCGGCTGGTACATGAGCACAGAGATCGGCACGCGGAACCTGTGTGACCCTCACCGCTACAACATCCTGGAG gatgTGGCCGTCTGCATGGACCTCGACACCCGGACCACCTCGTCCCTGTGGAAGGACAAGGCGGCCGTGGAAATCAACCTGGCCGTGCTCCACAGTTATCAG ctcGCCAAGGTGACCATCGTGGACCACCACGCCGCCACTGTGTCCTTCATGAAGCACTTGGAGAACGAGCAGAAGGCCAGGGGGGGCTGCCCCGCCGACTGGGCCTGGATCGTGCCCCCCATCTCGGGCAGCCTCACGCCCGTCTTCCACCAGGAGATGGTCAACTACGTCCTGTCCCCTGCCTTCCGCTACCAG CCAGATCCCTGGAAGGGGAGCTCAGCCAAGGGCACCGGCATCACCAGGAAGAAGACCTTTAAGGAAGTGGCCAA CGCGGTGAAGATCTCTGCCTCACTTATGGGCACCCTGATGGCCAAGCGAGTGAAGGCGACCATCCTATACGCCTCTGAGACCGGCCGGGCCCAGAGCTACGCTCAGCAGCTGGGGAGGCTCTTCCGGAAGGCCTTCGACCCCCGG GTCCTGTGCATGGATGAGTATGACGTGGTGTCCCTGGAGCACGAGACGCTGGTGCTGGTGGTGACCAGCACCTTTGGGAATGGCGATCCCCCGGAGAATGGAGAG AGTTTTGCAGCTGCACTGATGGAGATGTCAGGGCCCTACAACAGCTCCCCAAGGCCGGAACAGCACAA GAGTTACAAGATCCGCTTCAACAGCGTCTCCTGCTCAGACCCACTGGTGTCCTCCTGGCGGCGGAAGAGAAAGGAGTCCAGCAACACGGACAGCGCGGGGGCGCTGGGGACCCTCAG GTTCTGCGTGTTTGGACTGGGCTCCCGGGCATACCCCCACTTCTGCGCCTTCGCGCGAGCGGTGGACACCCGACTGGAAGAGCTGGGAGGGGAGCGGCTGCTGCAGCTGGGCCAGGGCGACGAGCTCTGTGGCCAGGAGGAGGCCTTCCGTGGTTGGGCAAAGGCGGCCTTCCAG GCCTCCTGCGAGACGTTCTGCGTCGGGGAGGAGGCCAAGGCCGCTGCCCAGGACATCTTCAGCCCCAAACGGAGCTGGAAACGCCAGAGGTACCGGCTGAGCGCCCAGGCCGAGGGCCTCCAGCTGCTGCCAG GCCTGGTCCACGTGCACAGACGGAAGATGTTTCAGGCCACAGTCCTCTCAGTGGAAAACCTGCAAAGCAGCAAGTCCAC ccGGGCCACCATCCTGGTGCGCCTGGACACTGCAGGCCAGGAGGGGCTGCAGTACCAGCCGGGGGACCACATAGGCATCTGCCCGCCCAACCGGCCCGGCCTCGTGGAGGCGCTGCTGAGCCGCGTGGAGGACCCGCCGCCGCCCACCGagtctgtggctgtggagcaGCTGGAAAAGGGCAGCCCAG GTGGCCCTCCTCCCAGCTGGGTGCGGGACCCACGGCTGCCCCCGTGCACGCTGCGCCAGGCTCTCACCTTCTTCCTGGACATCACCTCCCCGCCCAGCCCCCGGCTTCTCCGACTGCTCAGCACCCTGGCCGAAGAACCCAGCGAGCAGCAGGAGCTCGAGACCCTCAGTCAG GACCCCCGGCGCTACGAGGAGTGGAAGTGGTTCCGCTGCCCCACGCTGCTGGAGGTGCTGGAGCAGTTCCCGTCCGTGGCGCTGCCCGCCCCGCTGCTCCTCACCCAGCTGCCCCTGCTGCAGCCCAGGTACTACTCCGTCAGCTCAGCCCCCAGCGCCCACCCCGGAGAGGTCCACCTCACGGTGGCCGTGCTGGCATACAGGACCCAAg aCGGGCTGGGCCCCCTACACTATGGGGTCTGCTCCACGTGGCTGAGCCAGCTCAAGACTGGAGACCCCGTGCCCTGCTTCATCAGGGG GGCTCCCTCCTTCCGGCTGCCAGCTGACCCCTACGTGCCCTGCATCCTCGTGGGCCCCGGCACTGGCATCGCCCCCTTCCGGGGATTTTGGCAGGAGAGGCTGCATGACATTGAGAGCAAAG GTCTGCAGCCCGCCCCCATGACCCTGGTGTTCGGCTGCCGGTGCTCCCAGCTCGACCATCTCTACCGCGACGAGGTGCAGGACGCCCAGCAGCGCGGGGTGTTTGGCCGCGTCCTCACCGCCTTCTCCCGGGAACCTGACAGCCCCAAG ACCTACGTACAGGACATCCTGAGGACCGAGCTGGCTGCCGAGGTGCACCGCGTGCTGTGCCTCGAGCGGGGCCACATGTTTGTCTGCGGCGACGTCACTATGGCAACCAGCGTCCTGCAGACGGTGCAGCGCATCTTGGCGACAGAGGGCGACATGGAGCTGGACGAGGCCGGCGACGTCATCGGCGTGCTGCGG GATCAGCAACGCTATCACGAGGACATTTTCGGCCTCACGCTGCGCACCCAGGAGGTGACAAGCCGCATACGCACCCAGAGCTTTTCCCTGCAGGAGCGGCATCTGCGGGGCGCGGTGCCCTGGGCCTTCGACCCGCCCGGCCCAGACACCCCCGGCCCCTGA